The Orcinus orca chromosome 20, mOrcOrc1.1, whole genome shotgun sequence region caatgagaagcctgcacactgcaacggaagagtagcctctgctcaccacaactagagaaggcccacgcacagcaacgaagacccaacacagtcaaaaattaattaattaatttttaaaaatgagtaaaattttaGATTGTCAAACTTGGGAAAACGCCTACCAGATTTCTTTCATATGTAAGCTGAATAATTTCAGGGCACTTTGCATTTTCTTGTGCAGTgactaatctttttcttttttttcaatcaaACAATTTTAATCAAGTTAATAGTAAGCAGTAACGGTGCAATTACACAAAAAGCCCcatattttacatgtttaaattgtttttcattgtCTTTACTTGTAAGGTATCAAAGGTGGGACCCACTCCTGAATCTTCTTTCTAGTGGTGGAATAAGGTATATATTGTTGTGGAGTGCCACTCATGCTGAATTTATGGTTTGTCCAAATGAATGTACGAGCAATAGGTGATTTTCTTGTTGGAGGATCATGAGTCATACAGTGAAGTCAATGATGTCATTCAGGGGGCACCATGCTTCCATCCACATCCCAGAATGTGTTCTTGCCATTCATTTCAGTAGTATATATAACCCACTGGTGATAGCCAAAAAACTGCTTGCTGTCTTCatagtatttatttccatttttgtcttcCCCCACTAATGTACCAACCCTCACATCATTTGTCCTGAAGAAAATCTGTAGATAGCCATGGAGGCTGCCCTGGCCACTGACCTGCTGCAGCCGATGCTTAGTGACTAATCTTTGAATTGATTACACTCATTAACCAGTTGAACACTGATGTCCTCATATGCATGTTATAAAATTTAGGTTATTTTCATCAATGTCTGTCTATTATGTCAAACAGCAAGAGATTTAAACACAGAAACtctgataaattttatttcaccAGATCCTCATATAGAAGAGAAATGTATGgtgtatttgtatgtatatgcTGTGTATCAGTTAATTATTATTGTGTAACAAACTGCCCCAAAATCCAgttcttaaaacaacaaatattttattcacttatgtttctgtgggtcagcaatATAGACCAGGATCAGGTGGATGGTTCTTCTGCTAGGGATCAGTCATGCAGCGATAGTCATCTTGTGGCTGGACTGAGGCTGGATGGACTGAGATGGCCTCACTCTTGTCTGGTGGTTGGTGTTGGCTCTTGGTTGTTGGGTTCCTCTCTCCATGGGGTCTCTTATCCTCAGGAAAGCTGGTTTgggcttctttatttatttatttatttatttttgctgtacgcgggcctctcactgttgtggcctctcccgttgcagagcacagactccggacgcgcaggctcagcagccatggctcacgggcctagctgctccgcggcacatgggatcttcccggaccagggcacgaacccgtgtcccctgcatcggcaggcgggctctcaaccactgcgccaccagggaagccctgggcttctTTATACAGCAATGGGAGAGCTTCTTTATATAGTAAAGGCTGAG contains the following coding sequences:
- the LOC101279646 gene encoding LOW QUALITY PROTEIN: NADH dehydrogenase [ubiquinone] 1 alpha subcomplex subunit 12-like (The sequence of the model RefSeq protein was modified relative to this genomic sequence to represent the inferred CDS: substituted 2 bases at 2 genomic stop codons), producing RLVTKHRLQQVSGQGSLHGYLQIFFRTNDVRVGTLVGEDKNGNKYYEDSKQFFGYHQWVIYTTEMNGKNTFWDVDGSMVPPEXHHXLHCMTHDPPTRKSPIARTFIWTNHKFSMSGTPQQYIPYSTTRKKIQEWVPPLIPYK